DNA from Flavobacterium aestivum:
GTATCAATTCTGTACCCAACATAAGTACCTGCGGTATAATCAGTATCGGTATCGGTAACTCTATAATCTACAGAGCCAGAAACACCAACAGTAACATTTGCTGTTGCAAAATTATTCAAGTCAGCATCTATTAACCTGGGGGCATTTGTTGCCGAACAAAGCACACAAACACCACTAAGACTACCCGTTGCCGTCAAATTGCCAAAAGTACTGTTTATAAAAGGAAGTGGAGTTTCTGTATTACATTGGGCCGAAACAATGGTCGCTGAACACACATAAAAAACAAAAAAAAGGAATGCTCTTTTGAATGTTCTTTGAATTAATGTCTTTAATGTAATAGATTGGTTTGATTGATTAATCGAAAGGTCTTTGTAATTTTTTTTCATAGAATAAAAGATTAAACTTTTTAAACAAAATAAAATTCACAACTCTTTTAACATCTAACAACATATCGTTAAATATAACTAAAAAATCGATATAATACACAATAAAATGTATTTAATAGAATATTGACTACGTAATTAATCGATAGGAGAACTTGGAAAAGCAGGACAAAGAACATATTATTCCTGTAAATTTATTCTATTAAGAAAGGAGAAGCACATAAATCAAGCAAACAAAAATCGATAGTAACATAGAATTATTACTAGAAGAAAATCTAACAAATACTAGTTATGTAACCCAATTACTATATTCGATACTTCTTATTTCGCTATAAAAAACAAATAACATGAACTAATTTTCATAAATTACGATTCCTAATAATAGTAAAGATTATGGCTGAAATTAAGAACCATTCAAAATCAAAAAATCACAATATAATCCTACTCTATATTATATTGTTTTTTTCATGTACTTCACTAATCATTATAAACTACATTACTATTACAATTCTATCTACATCGAGAGCCTATATAAATGGGGAGTCACATTACTCCAAAGGACAAAACAAAGCATCTCGGCATTTGATTACCTATTTGTACACAGAAAATGATAAAAGCTGGAAATCGTTTAACGAAGAATTGAGTGTTCCCTTGGGTGACCAATTAGCAAGAATAGCTTTAACTCATAATCTTGATGATAGTATCGCCAAAAAAGGGTTTAGAGCTGGGAGAAATAAAGAAGGGGATTTAGATGATTTAATCTGGGTATTTAAAAATTTTAATACTGTACCATTTCTAAAAAGAGCAATTTACGAGTGGAAAAATGCTGATAAATTAGTAAATCAGCTTCATGAAATGGGCGTTGAAGTTCATGAAAAAATTAAATCTGGTACATTAGATGAGAAAACAAAACATGAACTTTCGTCTAAAATAAATTCTCTATGCGAAAAACTAGGCGTTGCTGCAGATAAGTTCTCTAATATTGTTGGTGACGGTACCCGAGAAATTAAAGGCATTTTAATCGTTATAAATATATTTTTTATACTAATAATAATCAGTTGTGCTAGTATTTATTATGTAATCACATTAAAAAAAATAATAGCTTCAGAGAAGGATATTAGTAGTAAAAAAGAACAATTACACGATATTATAAAAGATTTAGAAAAAACTAAAATAGAATTATCTACAGAAATAATCCAGCATAAAAAACTAATTGGGACCATAAGCCATGATATAAAAAGCCCTTTGAAATATTTAGTAATGACCAATAAATATATTTATGAAGAGTCTAAAAACTATAATGATGTAAAATTCAAAAAAAACACGAAATCCGTTTATTCATCTACACTGCAACTGTATAATTTCATTGACAGTTTATTGACCTATTCTAAAATATTCTTTGAAGGAAAATCTTCTGAAAATCTGGATTATTATCTAAAAGAACTGGTACAAACGAAATGCAATTTATTCCATGATATAGCCGAGGCTTCAAATAATGTTTTAGTAAATGAAATTGATAAAAATGTTAAGACAAAAATAAACAAGGACATATTATCTGTTATTCTTCACAACATTCTTGATAATGCCATAAAACACACAGAGAGAGGAGTCGTTAAAGTGTATAGCCACGTTAAAAACAAAAAATTATATCTGGTTGTAGAAGACTCGGGAAAAGGATTTAAAGAAGAGGATCTAATCTATTACAACCAATTAAGTAATGAACAATCTGATGAAAAATTAATCCTAAGGAATAACGGAATGGGGCTACATATGGTTGTAGAATTAATTCAGATACTCAACGGTGATTTAAAATTTTATAGTGAAGGAGGAAAAGGTTCTAAAATTGAAATAATTACTGATTTAAATTAGTCAAACTGTGAATTTTTTAAACAATTCAGATAACTCAATAATATTGGTTATGTGTGTTTTTTTGAAAATATTCAATTTATGGGTACTTACAGTAGTCATTTTTATATCCAATTCATTGGCAATTTCAAGATTTCCAAATCCTTTTACAAGAAGTTCCGCAATTTCAAATTCTCTTTGGGTAAGTTCTTCCAGAGGATTACAGCTTTCTCTCTTATTTTGAGAAAACTCTATGAATTTATCAAGTATATCTGTTGAGATATATTTCCCTACTTCTAAAACAGTTTTTACAACTTTGACAATTGTGCCACTATCGCTCAACTTATTCAGGTATCCATTTGCCCCAGCTTGTATGTAACGAAAAGCATAAATATCCTCATCATGAGCAGAAAAAATTAATATTTTTAGATTTTTTTGTAACTCCCGTAGATCATCTATCATGTAGTATTTTTTACCGCCTGGTAAATTGATATCCAATATTACCAAATCAAAATAATTTTTTCCCAATTCAATAAGTGCTCCCGGAAAATCATTCGTCCCAAAAACCTGAACATCATCAAGTTCATTTTCTAATAAAAGGGACATTCCTGATCTTACAATAAAATGATCATCAACAATTAGTATTTTTTTTACCATAACGGAAAACTAAATTTAAAACTATTACAACCTATCCCAAATCAAGCCAACAGTTTTGCCATCAACGATAACTTCCCTTTATAAAAGCATTTTAGTGCAAAAAACTAGTACTGTCTTGTAA
Protein-coding regions in this window:
- a CDS encoding sensor histidine kinase yields the protein MAEIKNHSKSKNHNIILLYIILFFSCTSLIIINYITITILSTSRAYINGESHYSKGQNKASRHLITYLYTENDKSWKSFNEELSVPLGDQLARIALTHNLDDSIAKKGFRAGRNKEGDLDDLIWVFKNFNTVPFLKRAIYEWKNADKLVNQLHEMGVEVHEKIKSGTLDEKTKHELSSKINSLCEKLGVAADKFSNIVGDGTREIKGILIVINIFFILIIISCASIYYVITLKKIIASEKDISSKKEQLHDIIKDLEKTKIELSTEIIQHKKLIGTISHDIKSPLKYLVMTNKYIYEESKNYNDVKFKKNTKSVYSSTLQLYNFIDSLLTYSKIFFEGKSSENLDYYLKELVQTKCNLFHDIAEASNNVLVNEIDKNVKTKINKDILSVILHNILDNAIKHTERGVVKVYSHVKNKKLYLVVEDSGKGFKEEDLIYYNQLSNEQSDEKLILRNNGMGLHMVVELIQILNGDLKFYSEGGKGSKIEIITDLN
- a CDS encoding response regulator transcription factor; the protein is MVKKILIVDDHFIVRSGMSLLLENELDDVQVFGTNDFPGALIELGKNYFDLVILDINLPGGKKYYMIDDLRELQKNLKILIFSAHDEDIYAFRYIQAGANGYLNKLSDSGTIVKVVKTVLEVGKYISTDILDKFIEFSQNKRESCNPLEELTQREFEIAELLVKGFGNLEIANELDIKMTTVSTHKLNIFKKTHITNIIELSELFKKFTV